The following proteins are co-located in the Micromonospora viridifaciens genome:
- the tyrS gene encoding tyrosine--tRNA ligase encodes MTDSNLPQGRDSLTEDLVWRGLIQDSTGLDELRELLDGGTATFYVGFDPTAPSLHVGHLMQVITARRLQLAGHRPLLLVGGATGQIGDPKETAERTLNPPEVVAGWVQRIHDQLAPFVSYTGENAARLVNNLDWTGEMSVVEFLRDVGKHFPVNKMLAREVVKARLETGISFTEFSYQLLQANDFFELHRRHGCQLQYGGSDQWGNITAGVDYIRRRGAGPVQAFTTPLVTKSDGTKFGKTEGGSVWLDPEMTSPYAFYQFWVNADDRDVIRYLRYFSFRSRQELEELEKATAERPQARLAQRALAEELTTLVHGEREMAQAVAASQALFGRGSLEELTPETLRAALAEAGLVHLTELPDVAGLLKESGLVPSMKEARRVIAEGGAYVNNNRIAAVDATVSPEDLLHGRYLVLRRGKRSFAGVELRK; translated from the coding sequence GTGACCGACAGCAACCTCCCGCAGGGGCGGGACTCCCTGACCGAAGACCTGGTGTGGCGGGGCCTGATCCAGGACTCGACCGGCCTCGACGAGCTGCGCGAGCTGCTCGACGGCGGGACGGCCACCTTCTATGTGGGCTTCGATCCGACCGCGCCCAGCCTGCACGTCGGCCACCTCATGCAGGTCATCACCGCGCGCCGGCTCCAGCTCGCCGGGCACCGGCCGCTGCTGCTGGTCGGCGGCGCCACCGGCCAGATCGGGGACCCGAAGGAGACCGCGGAGCGGACCCTCAACCCGCCCGAGGTGGTGGCCGGGTGGGTCCAGCGCATCCACGACCAGCTCGCCCCGTTCGTCTCCTACACCGGGGAGAACGCGGCCCGGCTGGTCAACAACCTGGACTGGACCGGCGAGATGTCGGTGGTGGAATTCCTCCGGGACGTCGGCAAGCACTTCCCGGTGAACAAGATGCTGGCCCGCGAGGTGGTCAAGGCCCGGCTGGAGACCGGCATCAGCTTCACCGAGTTCAGCTACCAGCTCCTGCAGGCCAACGACTTCTTCGAGCTGCACCGCCGGCACGGCTGCCAGCTCCAGTACGGCGGCTCCGACCAGTGGGGCAACATCACCGCCGGGGTCGACTACATCCGCCGGCGGGGTGCCGGCCCGGTGCAGGCCTTCACCACCCCGCTGGTCACCAAGTCGGACGGCACCAAGTTCGGCAAGACCGAGGGCGGCTCCGTGTGGCTCGACCCGGAGATGACCAGCCCGTACGCCTTCTACCAGTTCTGGGTCAACGCCGACGACCGCGACGTCATCCGCTACCTGCGCTACTTCAGCTTCCGCTCCCGGCAGGAGCTGGAGGAGCTGGAGAAGGCGACGGCGGAACGGCCCCAGGCGCGGCTCGCCCAGCGGGCGCTCGCCGAGGAGCTGACCACGCTGGTGCACGGCGAGCGGGAGATGGCCCAGGCGGTCGCCGCCAGCCAGGCCCTCTTCGGTCGCGGTTCGCTCGAGGAGCTGACCCCGGAGACCCTGCGCGCCGCGCTGGCCGAGGCCGGTCTGGTCCACCTGACCGAGCTGCCGGACGTCGCCGGGCTGCTCAAGGAGTCGGGCCTGGTGCCGAGCATGAAGGAGGCCCGGCGGGTGATCGCCGAGGGCGGTGCGTACGTCAAC